From the genome of Lasioglossum baleicum chromosome 13, iyLasBale1, whole genome shotgun sequence, one region includes:
- the Endob gene encoding SH3 domain containing GRB2 like, endophilin-B isoform X4 yields the protein MDFNLKKLVKDAGATLSRVVQLTEETLGKSEKTELDAHLEHLSERANATRTWTEKILKNMESVLTPNPGNRIEDFFYEKIDKKKPNRLSNLEYVGMDMIEAGNDFGPGVPYGAALIKVGLCEQKLGQIERDFIGTSANCYIQPLRKFLEGEMKTVNKEMAILENKRLDLDACKNRVRKARSMLGQQSAERELRVAQSDFDRQAEIVKLLLEGVSSSHAGHLRCLHEFIEAQARHYAQCHATMQDLQRELAGARQPSPLLRVNSEDVIELTPSPTQSQNSPVHLPLADSNYVTATFDTDVSKV from the exons ATGGATTTCAACCTAAAGAAACTGGTGAAAGATGCTGGTGCTACGCTCAGTAGGGTTGTACAG TTAACTGAGGAAACATTAGGAAAATCAGAGAAGACAGAATTGGATGCACATTTAGAGCATCTCTCAGAAAGGGCGAATGCGACTAGAACATGGACAGAAAAAATTCTGAAGAACATGGAGTCAGTACTTACTCCAAATCCAG GCAACAGGATTGAAGATTTCTTCTATGAGAAGATCGACAAAAAGAAGCCTAACAGGCTGAGTAATCTCGAATATGTGGGTATGGACATGATAGAAGCTGGAAATGACTTTGGCCCAGGAGTTCCTTATG GAGCTGCACTGATAAAAGTAGGCCTGTGCGAACAGAAATTAGGACAAATTGAGAGAGACTTCATCGGTACTTCAGCTAATTGTTACATTCAACCCTTAAGAAAGTTTTTGGAAGGGGAAATGAAAACTGTTAACAAAGAAATGGCAATATTGGAAAATAAACg ATTGGACCTAGATGCATGTAAGAACAGGGTGAGAAAAGCAAGGAGCATGCTGGGCCAGCAAAGT GCAGAGAGGGAGTTGAGGGTAGCACAGTCAGACTTTGATCGTCAAGCGGAAATAGTGAAGCTGCTGTTGGAAGGAGTTTCAAGCTCTCATGCTGGACACCTGCGTTGCTTGCATGAATTCATCGAAGCACAAGCTCGTCATTACGCTCAATGTCACGCAACAATGCAAGATCTGCAGCGTGAATTAGCCGG GGCGCGTCAGCCGAGTCCTTTGCTGAGAGTCAACAGCGAAGATGTGATCGAGCTAACCCCCTCACCCACACAATCCCAAAATTCACCTGTACATCTACCACTTGCTGATTCTAACTATGTTACCGCTACCTTTGATACCGACGTCTCCAAAGTTTAG
- the Endob gene encoding SH3 domain containing GRB2 like, endophilin-B isoform X5 yields the protein MDFNLKKLVKDAGATLSRVVQLTEETLGKSEKTELDAHLEHLSERANATRTWTEKILKNMESVLTPNPGNRIEDFFYEKIDKKKPNRLSNLEYVGMDMIEAGNDFGPGVPYGAALIKVGLCEQKLGQIERDFIGTSANCYIQPLRKFLEGEMKTVNKEMAILENKRLDLDACKNRVRKARSMLGQQSESGVSPEVLLDQAERELRVAQSDFDRQAEIVKLLLEGVSSSHAGHLRCLHEFIEAQARHYAQCHATMQDLQRELAGYPTLW from the exons ATGGATTTCAACCTAAAGAAACTGGTGAAAGATGCTGGTGCTACGCTCAGTAGGGTTGTACAG TTAACTGAGGAAACATTAGGAAAATCAGAGAAGACAGAATTGGATGCACATTTAGAGCATCTCTCAGAAAGGGCGAATGCGACTAGAACATGGACAGAAAAAATTCTGAAGAACATGGAGTCAGTACTTACTCCAAATCCAG GCAACAGGATTGAAGATTTCTTCTATGAGAAGATCGACAAAAAGAAGCCTAACAGGCTGAGTAATCTCGAATATGTGGGTATGGACATGATAGAAGCTGGAAATGACTTTGGCCCAGGAGTTCCTTATG GAGCTGCACTGATAAAAGTAGGCCTGTGCGAACAGAAATTAGGACAAATTGAGAGAGACTTCATCGGTACTTCAGCTAATTGTTACATTCAACCCTTAAGAAAGTTTTTGGAAGGGGAAATGAAAACTGTTAACAAAGAAATGGCAATATTGGAAAATAAACg ATTGGACCTAGATGCATGTAAGAACAGGGTGAGAAAAGCAAGGAGCATGCTGGGCCAGCAAAGT GAGTCCGGCGTATCACCTGAAGTGTTACTCGATCAG GCAGAGAGGGAGTTGAGGGTAGCACAGTCAGACTTTGATCGTCAAGCGGAAATAGTGAAGCTGCTGTTGGAAGGAGTTTCAAGCTCTCATGCTGGACACCTGCGTTGCTTGCATGAATTCATCGAAGCACAAGCTCGTCATTACGCTCAATGTCACGCAACAATGCAAGATCTGCAGCGTGAATTAGCCGG CTATCCCACTCTCTGGTGA
- the Rps18 gene encoding ribosomal protein S18 — translation MSLVIPEKFQHILRVMGTNIDGNRKVMFAMTAIKGVGRRYANIVLKKADIDLDKRAGECSEEEVEKIVTIMGNPRQYKIPDWFLNRQKDIVDGKYSQLTSSYLDSKLREDLERMKKIRAHRGLRHYWGLRVRGQHTKTTGRRGRTVGVSKKK, via the exons ATG TCGCTCGTAATTCCAGAGAAGTTCCAACACATTCTTCGTGTCATGGGCACGAACATTGACGGTAATAGGAAAGTTATGTTCGCTATGACAGCGATTAAAGGTGTCGGTCGTCGTTATGCCAATATCGTGTTGAAAAAGGCTGATATCGACTTAGACAAACGTGCTGGAGAATGTTCCGAAGAGGAA gttgaaaaaattgtcaCCATTATGGGCAACCCTAGGCAGTACAAAATCCCAGACTGGTTCTTGAATAGACAAAAGGATATTGTTGACGGAAAATATTCACAA CTTACCAGCTCCTACCTAGACTCTAAACTTCGTGAAGATCTGGAACGTATGAAGAAGATTCGTGCGCACAGAGGTCTGCGTCACTACTGGGGTCTCCGTGTGCGTGGTCAGCACACAAAGACTACTGGTCGTCGTGGACGTACCGTGGGTGTATCCAAAAAGAagtaa
- the Endob gene encoding SH3 domain containing GRB2 like, endophilin-B isoform X2, whose protein sequence is MDFNLKKLVKDAGATLSRVVQLTEETLGKSEKTELDAHLEHLSERANATRTWTEKILKNMESVLTPNPGNRIEDFFYEKIDKKKPNRLSNLEYVGMDMIEAGNDFGPGVPYGAALIKVGLCEQKLGQIERDFIGTSANCYIQPLRKFLEGEMKTVNKEMAILENKRLDLDACKNRVRKARSMLGQQSAERELRVAQSDFDRQAEIVKLLLEGVSSSHAGHLRCLHEFIEAQARHYAQCHATMQDLQRELAGLSGGPYHPTTTPPTSNVSTENGQERARVLFDYEARDSSELSVDQDEVIIVFEIPDDEDYVMGVRGNQRGKVPKAYLEMLIVCQ, encoded by the exons ATGGATTTCAACCTAAAGAAACTGGTGAAAGATGCTGGTGCTACGCTCAGTAGGGTTGTACAG TTAACTGAGGAAACATTAGGAAAATCAGAGAAGACAGAATTGGATGCACATTTAGAGCATCTCTCAGAAAGGGCGAATGCGACTAGAACATGGACAGAAAAAATTCTGAAGAACATGGAGTCAGTACTTACTCCAAATCCAG GCAACAGGATTGAAGATTTCTTCTATGAGAAGATCGACAAAAAGAAGCCTAACAGGCTGAGTAATCTCGAATATGTGGGTATGGACATGATAGAAGCTGGAAATGACTTTGGCCCAGGAGTTCCTTATG GAGCTGCACTGATAAAAGTAGGCCTGTGCGAACAGAAATTAGGACAAATTGAGAGAGACTTCATCGGTACTTCAGCTAATTGTTACATTCAACCCTTAAGAAAGTTTTTGGAAGGGGAAATGAAAACTGTTAACAAAGAAATGGCAATATTGGAAAATAAACg ATTGGACCTAGATGCATGTAAGAACAGGGTGAGAAAAGCAAGGAGCATGCTGGGCCAGCAAAGT GCAGAGAGGGAGTTGAGGGTAGCACAGTCAGACTTTGATCGTCAAGCGGAAATAGTGAAGCTGCTGTTGGAAGGAGTTTCAAGCTCTCATGCTGGACACCTGCGTTGCTTGCATGAATTCATCGAAGCACAAGCTCGTCATTACGCTCAATGTCACGCAACAATGCAAGATCTGCAGCGTGAATTAGCCGG CTTATCTGGGGGCCCTTATCACCCCACCACTACCCCACCAACTTCCAATGTATCAACGGAAAATGGTCAAGAACGTGCAAGGGTACTATTTGATTATGAAGCGAGGGATTCTAGCGAATTAAGCGTCGATCAAGATGAG GTAATTATTGTCTTTGAAATACCCGACGACGAAGACTACGTGATGGGCGTGAGAGGAAATCAACGAGGAAAAGTTCCAAAAGCATATTTAGAAATGTTAATCGTTTGTCAATGA
- the Endob gene encoding SH3 domain containing GRB2 like, endophilin-B isoform X1, protein MDFNLKKLVKDAGATLSRVVQLTEETLGKSEKTELDAHLEHLSERANATRTWTEKILKNMESVLTPNPGNRIEDFFYEKIDKKKPNRLSNLEYVGMDMIEAGNDFGPGVPYGAALIKVGLCEQKLGQIERDFIGTSANCYIQPLRKFLEGEMKTVNKEMAILENKRLDLDACKNRVRKARSMLGQQSESGVSPEVLLDQAERELRVAQSDFDRQAEIVKLLLEGVSSSHAGHLRCLHEFIEAQARHYAQCHATMQDLQRELAGLSGGPYHPTTTPPTSNVSTENGQERARVLFDYEARDSSELSVDQDEVIIVFEIPDDEDYVMGVRGNQRGKVPKAYLEMLIVCQ, encoded by the exons ATGGATTTCAACCTAAAGAAACTGGTGAAAGATGCTGGTGCTACGCTCAGTAGGGTTGTACAG TTAACTGAGGAAACATTAGGAAAATCAGAGAAGACAGAATTGGATGCACATTTAGAGCATCTCTCAGAAAGGGCGAATGCGACTAGAACATGGACAGAAAAAATTCTGAAGAACATGGAGTCAGTACTTACTCCAAATCCAG GCAACAGGATTGAAGATTTCTTCTATGAGAAGATCGACAAAAAGAAGCCTAACAGGCTGAGTAATCTCGAATATGTGGGTATGGACATGATAGAAGCTGGAAATGACTTTGGCCCAGGAGTTCCTTATG GAGCTGCACTGATAAAAGTAGGCCTGTGCGAACAGAAATTAGGACAAATTGAGAGAGACTTCATCGGTACTTCAGCTAATTGTTACATTCAACCCTTAAGAAAGTTTTTGGAAGGGGAAATGAAAACTGTTAACAAAGAAATGGCAATATTGGAAAATAAACg ATTGGACCTAGATGCATGTAAGAACAGGGTGAGAAAAGCAAGGAGCATGCTGGGCCAGCAAAGT GAGTCCGGCGTATCACCTGAAGTGTTACTCGATCAG GCAGAGAGGGAGTTGAGGGTAGCACAGTCAGACTTTGATCGTCAAGCGGAAATAGTGAAGCTGCTGTTGGAAGGAGTTTCAAGCTCTCATGCTGGACACCTGCGTTGCTTGCATGAATTCATCGAAGCACAAGCTCGTCATTACGCTCAATGTCACGCAACAATGCAAGATCTGCAGCGTGAATTAGCCGG CTTATCTGGGGGCCCTTATCACCCCACCACTACCCCACCAACTTCCAATGTATCAACGGAAAATGGTCAAGAACGTGCAAGGGTACTATTTGATTATGAAGCGAGGGATTCTAGCGAATTAAGCGTCGATCAAGATGAG GTAATTATTGTCTTTGAAATACCCGACGACGAAGACTACGTGATGGGCGTGAGAGGAAATCAACGAGGAAAAGTTCCAAAAGCATATTTAGAAATGTTAATCGTTTGTCAATGA
- the Endob gene encoding SH3 domain containing GRB2 like, endophilin-B isoform X6: MDFNLKKLVKDAGATLSRVVQLTEETLGKSEKTELDAHLEHLSERANATRTWTEKILKNMESVLTPNPGNRIEDFFYEKIDKKKPNRLSNLEYVGMDMIEAGNDFGPGVPYGAALIKVGLCEQKLGQIERDFIGTSANCYIQPLRKFLEGEMKTVNKEMAILENKRLDLDACKNRVRKARSMLGQQSESGVSPEVLLDQAERELRVAQSDFDRQAEIVKLLLEGVSSSHAGHLRCLHEFIEAQARHYAQCHATMQDLQRELAG; this comes from the exons ATGGATTTCAACCTAAAGAAACTGGTGAAAGATGCTGGTGCTACGCTCAGTAGGGTTGTACAG TTAACTGAGGAAACATTAGGAAAATCAGAGAAGACAGAATTGGATGCACATTTAGAGCATCTCTCAGAAAGGGCGAATGCGACTAGAACATGGACAGAAAAAATTCTGAAGAACATGGAGTCAGTACTTACTCCAAATCCAG GCAACAGGATTGAAGATTTCTTCTATGAGAAGATCGACAAAAAGAAGCCTAACAGGCTGAGTAATCTCGAATATGTGGGTATGGACATGATAGAAGCTGGAAATGACTTTGGCCCAGGAGTTCCTTATG GAGCTGCACTGATAAAAGTAGGCCTGTGCGAACAGAAATTAGGACAAATTGAGAGAGACTTCATCGGTACTTCAGCTAATTGTTACATTCAACCCTTAAGAAAGTTTTTGGAAGGGGAAATGAAAACTGTTAACAAAGAAATGGCAATATTGGAAAATAAACg ATTGGACCTAGATGCATGTAAGAACAGGGTGAGAAAAGCAAGGAGCATGCTGGGCCAGCAAAGT GAGTCCGGCGTATCACCTGAAGTGTTACTCGATCAG GCAGAGAGGGAGTTGAGGGTAGCACAGTCAGACTTTGATCGTCAAGCGGAAATAGTGAAGCTGCTGTTGGAAGGAGTTTCAAGCTCTCATGCTGGACACCTGCGTTGCTTGCATGAATTCATCGAAGCACAAGCTCGTCATTACGCTCAATGTCACGCAACAATGCAAGATCTGCAGCGTGAATTAGCCGG GTAA
- the Endob gene encoding SH3 domain containing GRB2 like, endophilin-B isoform X3, which produces MDFNLKKLVKDAGATLSRVVQLTEETLGKSEKTELDAHLEHLSERANATRTWTEKILKNMESVLTPNPGNRIEDFFYEKIDKKKPNRLSNLEYVGMDMIEAGNDFGPGVPYGAALIKVGLCEQKLGQIERDFIGTSANCYIQPLRKFLEGEMKTVNKEMAILENKRLDLDACKNRVRKARSMLGQQSESGVSPEVLLDQAERELRVAQSDFDRQAEIVKLLLEGVSSSHAGHLRCLHEFIEAQARHYAQCHATMQDLQRELAGARQPSPLLRVNSEDVIELTPSPTQSQNSPVHLPLADSNYVTATFDTDVSKV; this is translated from the exons ATGGATTTCAACCTAAAGAAACTGGTGAAAGATGCTGGTGCTACGCTCAGTAGGGTTGTACAG TTAACTGAGGAAACATTAGGAAAATCAGAGAAGACAGAATTGGATGCACATTTAGAGCATCTCTCAGAAAGGGCGAATGCGACTAGAACATGGACAGAAAAAATTCTGAAGAACATGGAGTCAGTACTTACTCCAAATCCAG GCAACAGGATTGAAGATTTCTTCTATGAGAAGATCGACAAAAAGAAGCCTAACAGGCTGAGTAATCTCGAATATGTGGGTATGGACATGATAGAAGCTGGAAATGACTTTGGCCCAGGAGTTCCTTATG GAGCTGCACTGATAAAAGTAGGCCTGTGCGAACAGAAATTAGGACAAATTGAGAGAGACTTCATCGGTACTTCAGCTAATTGTTACATTCAACCCTTAAGAAAGTTTTTGGAAGGGGAAATGAAAACTGTTAACAAAGAAATGGCAATATTGGAAAATAAACg ATTGGACCTAGATGCATGTAAGAACAGGGTGAGAAAAGCAAGGAGCATGCTGGGCCAGCAAAGT GAGTCCGGCGTATCACCTGAAGTGTTACTCGATCAG GCAGAGAGGGAGTTGAGGGTAGCACAGTCAGACTTTGATCGTCAAGCGGAAATAGTGAAGCTGCTGTTGGAAGGAGTTTCAAGCTCTCATGCTGGACACCTGCGTTGCTTGCATGAATTCATCGAAGCACAAGCTCGTCATTACGCTCAATGTCACGCAACAATGCAAGATCTGCAGCGTGAATTAGCCGG GGCGCGTCAGCCGAGTCCTTTGCTGAGAGTCAACAGCGAAGATGTGATCGAGCTAACCCCCTCACCCACACAATCCCAAAATTCACCTGTACATCTACCACTTGCTGATTCTAACTATGTTACCGCTACCTTTGATACCGACGTCTCCAAAGTTTAG